The Terriglobus tenax genome contains a region encoding:
- a CDS encoding TolC family protein has protein sequence MRFVRSLFCFPVLMAALAAPAAHAQISFSSAIDLALRNSTKVKMAEADVAKTKAVLDESRDVFIPSLSAGSGLGYSYGFPVGQPTLYNFTLQSLVFDQSQKNYLRAARLGLQAANYALADARQAVAEDTALTYIALDHDLQRLDALQDQQGFATRLTEIVRDRLEADQDSRVEFTRARLSAAQVKLARLHTESDANFQRQHLANLTGLPADGLLTIHESIPQPPAPAHNTPTVNIPAIQAAYANAQSKFQVAFGDSRKLYRPQVGFAAQYNRYAKFNNYQDYYNAFQVNNLGFGIQLTLPIFNATLRAKARETMADAIRAQHDATRVKNEFLEGRAKATNALPELAVRTEIAQLDRDLAQQQLEALQVQMNQGTGNPNAPPPTPKDEQNARIQERQKYLEVLDADLALRQTQISVLRATGELEQWLKSTVRLDNTLPQAPSAATPVR, from the coding sequence TTGAGGTTCGTACGCTCTCTTTTTTGTTTTCCTGTCCTGATGGCCGCGCTGGCGGCTCCGGCGGCTCACGCCCAGATTTCGTTCAGTTCTGCGATTGACCTTGCCCTGCGCAACAGCACCAAGGTGAAGATGGCCGAGGCGGACGTGGCCAAGACCAAGGCCGTGCTGGACGAGTCGCGCGACGTGTTTATTCCGTCGCTGAGCGCAGGTTCGGGCCTCGGCTATTCGTATGGATTCCCTGTCGGCCAGCCGACTTTGTACAACTTCACACTCCAGTCGCTGGTTTTTGACCAGTCGCAGAAGAACTACCTGCGTGCCGCCCGGCTTGGCCTGCAGGCAGCCAACTACGCCCTGGCCGATGCCCGCCAGGCGGTTGCTGAAGACACGGCACTGACCTATATTGCCCTGGACCATGACCTGCAGAGGCTTGACGCCCTGCAGGATCAGCAGGGGTTTGCCACCCGGCTGACCGAGATTGTCCGTGACCGGCTGGAAGCCGACCAGGACAGCCGGGTGGAGTTCACACGCGCGCGTCTTTCCGCGGCGCAGGTGAAGCTTGCTCGGCTGCATACGGAGAGCGACGCGAACTTTCAGCGTCAGCACCTGGCGAACCTGACCGGGCTTCCGGCCGATGGCCTGCTGACCATTCACGAAAGCATTCCGCAGCCCCCGGCACCGGCCCATAACACGCCTACGGTCAATATTCCGGCGATTCAGGCGGCGTATGCCAATGCGCAGTCGAAGTTCCAGGTAGCGTTTGGCGATTCGCGAAAGCTCTATCGTCCTCAGGTTGGCTTTGCGGCGCAGTACAACCGCTATGCAAAGTTCAATAACTACCAGGACTACTACAACGCCTTCCAGGTAAATAACCTTGGATTCGGCATCCAGCTTACGCTTCCCATCTTCAATGCCACGTTGCGCGCCAAAGCGCGTGAGACGATGGCCGATGCCATTCGTGCGCAGCATGACGCCACCCGCGTGAAAAACGAGTTTCTGGAAGGCAGAGCCAAGGCCACCAACGCCCTGCCGGAGCTGGCCGTGCGCACGGAGATTGCTCAACTGGACCGCGATCTGGCGCAGCAGCAACTGGAAGCTCTGCAGGTGCAGATGAACCAGGGCACCGGAAATCCGAATGCTCCGCCTCCAACCCCCAAGGACGAGCAGAATGCCCGCATCCAGGAACGGCAGAAGTACCTTGAGGTGCTGGACGCCGATCTTGCGCTGCGCCAGACGCAGATTAGTGTTCTGCGGGCTACGGGTGAGCTGGAGCAGTGGCTGAAGAGCACCGTGCGATTGGATAACACCCTGCCGCAGGCTCCTTCCGCGGCAACCCCAGTGCGATAA
- a CDS encoding TIGR00282 family metallophosphoesterase, whose translation MNILFVGDIFGSAGRRIVLEHLPHVLDTHAVDLLVINGENSAGGFGITPSIAEEIFDLGAQVITTGNHFWDKKEILEYVSSVPSYSHDRARRLIRPANFSPSTPGFGVYEGSLPNGQAYAVVNLQGRVFMQQTDDPFRKADVLLREIQAKVILVDFHAEATSEKVAMGWYLDGRVTAVLGTHTHIPTADERILPGGTAYQTDVGMSGPYDSVIGVQTELVLSRFLTGAPSKFEAAKGNPKMCATLIECDGLSGRAYGIKRIMLGE comes from the coding sequence GTGAACATTCTTTTTGTGGGCGATATCTTCGGCTCGGCCGGACGCCGGATTGTGTTGGAACATCTGCCGCATGTGCTGGACACGCACGCGGTCGACCTGCTGGTGATCAACGGCGAGAACTCCGCGGGTGGCTTTGGCATTACGCCTTCGATTGCGGAAGAAATCTTTGACCTGGGAGCACAGGTCATCACGACCGGAAACCACTTCTGGGACAAGAAAGAGATCCTGGAATATGTCTCGTCGGTGCCTTCTTACTCGCATGACCGCGCACGGCGGCTGATCCGTCCAGCGAACTTCTCTCCGTCGACTCCGGGTTTTGGCGTCTACGAGGGCTCGTTGCCCAATGGGCAGGCCTATGCCGTGGTGAACCTGCAGGGCCGGGTATTTATGCAGCAGACAGATGACCCCTTCCGCAAGGCGGATGTGCTGCTGCGGGAGATCCAGGCCAAGGTGATCCTGGTGGACTTTCACGCCGAGGCGACCAGCGAGAAGGTGGCGATGGGCTGGTACCTGGATGGTCGCGTGACCGCGGTTCTGGGCACGCACACGCATATTCCCACGGCAGATGAGCGGATTTTGCCGGGCGGCACGGCCTACCAGACGGATGTGGGGATGTCAGGCCCGTATGACTCGGTGATCGGTGTGCAGACGGAACTGGTGCTGAGTCGTTTTCTGACGGGAGCTCCGAGCAAGTTCGAGGCGGCCAAGGGAAATCCAAAGATGTGCGCGACCCTGATTGAGTGCGATGGGCTGAGCGGCCGCGCCTATGGCATCAAACGCATCATGCTTGGAGAGTGA
- a CDS encoding sugar porter family MFS transporter, which yields MASARIALAKSALTGALGGLLFGFDTAVIAGATRTLTEEFHLSPAKLGITVSIALWGTVIGALTSGWVGQKIGSRSALRWMAILYVASALGSALAWGWWPLMFARFIGGLAIGGSSVVGPVYIAELAPARLRGRLVGLFQVMVITGIMLAYLSNAIIGHFALGLREWRWELGIAFAPAVLFMAMLFLVPQSSRWLITQSRLDEARAIFRELGAENPDDEVREIADALKVELAGAGERVFSSRYSLPIFLAVSIGFFNQMSGINAILYYLNDIFASAGFTAASSAAQAAIVGAVNAAATLLATSLIDKLGRKTLLLIGSAGTSIVLCIVAWVFLAGQHLGWLIGLLVIYIFFFAALGAVIWVYISEVFPTSVRSKGQSIGAFSHWFMAAVISGLFPVVAAWSKGAPFLIFAAVTALQFVVVWRVYPETANVSLEAMQAKLSRR from the coding sequence GTGGCAAGTGCTCGAATCGCTCTAGCAAAGTCAGCGCTGACCGGGGCGCTGGGTGGTCTGTTATTTGGTTTCGATACGGCGGTGATCGCCGGCGCTACACGGACTCTCACCGAAGAGTTCCATCTCTCTCCGGCAAAGCTCGGTATCACTGTCTCCATCGCGTTGTGGGGCACCGTCATCGGTGCACTGACCTCCGGCTGGGTCGGTCAGAAGATCGGTTCCCGCTCCGCACTGCGCTGGATGGCGATCCTCTACGTCGCCAGCGCCCTGGGCTCCGCGCTCGCCTGGGGATGGTGGCCGCTCATGTTCGCCCGCTTTATCGGTGGCCTCGCCATCGGCGGATCCTCCGTCGTCGGACCGGTCTATATCGCCGAGCTGGCCCCGGCCAGACTGCGTGGACGCCTCGTCGGCCTCTTCCAGGTCATGGTCATCACCGGCATCATGCTGGCCTACCTCTCAAACGCGATCATTGGCCACTTCGCCCTCGGTCTTCGCGAATGGCGCTGGGAGCTCGGCATCGCCTTCGCCCCAGCCGTGCTCTTCATGGCCATGCTCTTTCTTGTGCCGCAAAGCTCACGCTGGCTCATCACCCAGAGCCGCCTGGACGAAGCCCGCGCCATCTTCCGCGAACTGGGAGCAGAGAATCCCGACGACGAGGTCCGCGAGATCGCCGACGCCCTCAAGGTGGAGCTGGCCGGCGCCGGAGAGCGCGTCTTCTCCTCGCGCTACAGCCTGCCTATCTTCCTCGCTGTCTCCATTGGCTTCTTCAACCAGATGTCGGGCATCAACGCAATTCTGTATTACCTGAACGACATCTTTGCCAGCGCCGGTTTCACCGCTGCTTCCAGCGCCGCGCAGGCCGCCATTGTCGGAGCCGTCAACGCCGCGGCAACGCTGCTCGCCACCTCGCTCATTGACAAGCTGGGCCGCAAGACGCTGCTCCTCATCGGTTCCGCAGGAACCAGCATCGTCCTCTGCATCGTCGCCTGGGTCTTCCTCGCCGGGCAGCATCTGGGCTGGCTCATCGGCCTTCTGGTCATCTACATCTTCTTCTTCGCCGCGCTCGGAGCCGTCATCTGGGTCTACATCAGCGAAGTCTTCCCAACCAGCGTCCGCTCCAAGGGACAAAGCATCGGAGCCTTCTCCCACTGGTTCATGGCAGCCGTCATCTCCGGCCTGTTCCCGGTGGTGGCCGCATGGTCCAAGGGCGCGCCCTTCCTGATCTTCGCGGCGGTCACGGCCCTGCAGTTCGTCGTGGTGTGGAGGGTCTACCCCGAGACAGCGAACGTCAGCCTGGAAGCTATGCAAGCAAAGCTAAGCCGCAGGTAG
- the lysS gene encoding lysine--tRNA ligase, whose amino-acid sequence MFESEFEEKLYGERLETLKKISELGQSLYPNTYPVTMTIPEAREKFGALSAEELEVQKPSVAIAGRIMAIRLQGKTGFAALQQNGERLQLYVRKDAVSEEQFALYKLLDLGDHIGVSGYIFRTRTGELTIHVESLAFLTKALLPLPDKFSGLADIETRYRRRYLDLFTDTGDFEEIPAAEEGAAPTQGDRLRSPAREVFVKRSKVLRAIRNYFDSRGYIEVETPMMQPIAGGAAARPFVTHHNALDLELYLRIAPELYLKRLVVGGIDRVYEINRNFRNEGISTQHNPEFTMLEFYQAYANYHDLMNITEELITYVANEVNGTTVTRFPLPKGPRAGEIVEIDLAKWQRLSMVDAIIKWWPAELEVRPQKSDFASKAEFSSFVSRFDEWNKTKQIDLAEREEWMSHQSTDVWGLISTFADKLFQGTPYGKLISDLFEVVAEQHLVEPTIIYDFPLAVSPLSKVKPDEPDWVERFEFYIGGFEVGNAFSELNDPEDQRRRFEMQLEEKERGDDEAHAMDEDYVRALAYGLPPTGGEGIGIDRLTMLLTGSRSIRDVILFPLLRPQQKVTEKQEHGESAE is encoded by the coding sequence TTGTTCGAGTCAGAGTTTGAAGAAAAGCTGTATGGTGAGCGCCTGGAGACGCTGAAGAAAATCAGCGAGCTCGGCCAGAGCCTGTATCCCAACACCTATCCGGTCACGATGACCATTCCCGAGGCCCGTGAGAAGTTTGGTGCGCTGTCGGCCGAAGAGCTTGAGGTGCAGAAGCCTTCGGTGGCGATCGCGGGCCGCATCATGGCGATCCGCCTGCAGGGCAAGACCGGCTTTGCGGCGCTGCAGCAGAATGGCGAGCGCCTGCAGCTCTATGTCCGCAAGGACGCTGTGAGTGAGGAGCAGTTCGCGCTCTACAAGCTGCTGGACCTGGGCGACCATATCGGCGTTTCGGGCTACATCTTCCGCACGCGAACCGGCGAGCTGACGATTCACGTGGAGAGCCTGGCCTTTTTGACCAAGGCACTGCTTCCCTTGCCGGATAAGTTCAGCGGACTGGCGGATATTGAGACGCGGTACCGCCGCCGCTATCTGGACCTGTTTACGGATACGGGGGATTTTGAGGAGATTCCCGCGGCTGAAGAAGGCGCTGCTCCTACGCAGGGCGACCGCTTGCGCTCTCCGGCGCGCGAGGTGTTTGTGAAGCGGTCGAAGGTGCTGCGGGCGATCCGCAATTACTTTGATTCGCGCGGCTATATCGAGGTGGAGACACCAATGATGCAGCCCATCGCGGGCGGAGCTGCGGCACGTCCCTTTGTGACGCACCACAATGCTCTAGACCTGGAGCTGTATCTCCGCATTGCTCCGGAGCTGTACCTGAAGCGGTTAGTGGTGGGCGGCATTGATCGCGTGTACGAGATCAACCGCAACTTCCGCAATGAAGGCATCAGCACGCAGCACAACCCCGAGTTCACCATGCTGGAGTTCTACCAGGCGTATGCGAACTACCACGACCTGATGAACATTACGGAAGAGCTGATTACGTATGTGGCCAATGAGGTGAATGGCACTACGGTGACGCGGTTTCCGTTGCCGAAGGGACCACGGGCTGGAGAGATTGTTGAGATTGATCTGGCGAAGTGGCAAAGATTGTCGATGGTGGATGCCATTATCAAATGGTGGCCTGCGGAACTCGAAGTAAGACCCCAGAAATCAGATTTTGCTTCTAAAGCTGAGTTTTCTTCGTTTGTCTCTCGATTCGACGAATGGAATAAAACAAAGCAAATTGACTTAGCTGAACGCGAAGAATGGATGTCCCATCAATCGACCGACGTATGGGGATTGATATCAACCTTCGCCGATAAGCTTTTCCAAGGGACGCCTTACGGCAAACTCATTTCAGACCTCTTTGAGGTAGTTGCAGAACAGCATCTCGTTGAGCCCACCATCATCTACGACTTCCCTCTCGCTGTTTCTCCGCTCAGCAAGGTGAAGCCCGACGAACCGGACTGGGTGGAGCGTTTCGAGTTCTACATTGGCGGCTTCGAAGTGGGCAATGCGTTCTCGGAGTTGAACGATCCGGAAGACCAGCGTCGTCGTTTTGAGATGCAGCTTGAGGAGAAGGAGCGTGGCGATGATGAGGCCCATGCCATGGACGAGGACTACGTCCGCGCGCTGGCGTATGGTCTGCCTCCGACGGGCGGTGAGGGTATTGGCATTGACCGTTTGACGATGCTGCTGACCGGGTCGCGGTCGATTCGCGATGTCATCCTGTTCCCACTGCTGCGGCCGCAGCAGAAGGTAACTGAGAAGCAGGAGCATGGGGAGTCGGCGGAGTAA
- a CDS encoding AtpZ/AtpI family protein, whose translation MSEQNPTPGKPKGVLGDLVKAESFLQLAFALPIGCVVGWLLGHWADGKLGTHWIGVVGILIGAAGGFIQIYTVASRYMKRGE comes from the coding sequence ATGAGCGAACAGAATCCCACCCCCGGTAAGCCGAAAGGTGTTCTCGGCGACCTGGTCAAGGCAGAGTCCTTCCTCCAGCTCGCCTTCGCCCTGCCCATCGGCTGCGTGGTGGGCTGGCTGCTGGGCCACTGGGCTGACGGCAAGCTGGGCACGCACTGGATTGGCGTGGTCGGCATCCTGATCGGGGCTGCCGGCGGATTCATCCAGATCTACACCGTCGCCTCCCGCTACATGAAGCGCGGCGAGTAA
- a CDS encoding ATP synthase subunit I, giving the protein MDAFSAENYTDDDFRRLILRAMKLATVLALVGAVAVLFKWGWRSAALLLVGAVISTSGLWEWLRLMVAVMARMDAAGTVAKGRSLGLVLAGFFLRLGLTVIALYVSLKFLDGSVYALAAGLGLGVFALAFEGIRLARVWTV; this is encoded by the coding sequence TTGGACGCATTCTCCGCTGAAAACTACACCGACGACGACTTCCGCCGCCTGATTCTCCGCGCCATGAAGCTGGCCACCGTGCTGGCCCTGGTGGGCGCCGTGGCCGTGCTGTTCAAGTGGGGCTGGCGTTCTGCGGCGCTGCTGCTGGTCGGCGCGGTTATCAGTACCAGCGGCCTATGGGAATGGCTCCGCCTGATGGTGGCTGTCATGGCACGCATGGATGCCGCCGGAACGGTCGCAAAGGGGCGGTCACTCGGGCTGGTTCTCGCCGGATTCTTTCTCCGCCTGGGGTTAACCGTAATTGCACTATATGTTAGTCTTAAGTTTCTGGATGGTTCGGTTTACGCGTTGGCAGCCGGCCTCGGTCTGGGCGTTTTTGCCCTGGCGTTTGAGGGTATCAGGCTCGCCCGTGTCTGGACCGTCTAG
- the atpB gene encoding F0F1 ATP synthase subunit A: protein MPHQLLFTEFLNNHFGGLANGILHSVGTGAKYPSAPITNAFAMELLVTVILLAYFVTVRMTLSVEKPAGAQHLAEMTHEFVSGQGESIIGHGYEKFTGYLTAIFLFILLSNLMGLVPGLESPTADVVVPLGLAILTFFYYHYYGIKANGFGYIKQFLGPVWWLAPLMFLIEVVSHVARVLSLTVRLYANMFAGDLLTLAFFSLVPIGVPLVFLGLHLGVAAIQAYVFMLLATIYLSLAVSHEH, encoded by the coding sequence ATGCCTCACCAGTTGCTGTTTACAGAGTTTCTGAACAACCACTTCGGCGGTCTGGCGAACGGAATCCTGCATTCTGTGGGTACCGGCGCCAAGTACCCCTCCGCGCCCATCACCAATGCCTTTGCGATGGAGCTGCTGGTTACGGTGATCCTGCTCGCCTACTTCGTCACGGTGCGCATGACGCTCAGCGTCGAGAAGCCGGCCGGAGCGCAGCACCTGGCCGAGATGACCCACGAGTTCGTCTCCGGACAGGGCGAGAGCATCATCGGTCACGGCTATGAGAAGTTCACCGGCTACCTGACGGCGATCTTCCTCTTCATCCTGCTTTCGAACCTGATGGGCCTGGTCCCCGGGCTCGAGTCTCCCACCGCCGACGTCGTCGTGCCGCTGGGCCTCGCCATCCTGACCTTCTTCTACTACCACTACTACGGCATCAAGGCCAACGGCTTCGGCTACATCAAGCAGTTCCTTGGACCGGTGTGGTGGCTGGCCCCGCTCATGTTCCTCATCGAAGTCGTTTCGCACGTCGCCCGTGTTCTGTCGCTCACGGTCCGTCTGTACGCGAACATGTTCGCCGGCGACCTGCTGACGCTGGCCTTCTTCTCGCTGGTGCCGATCGGTGTCCCGCTGGTCTTCCTCGGCCTGCACCTTGGCGTGGCCGCCATTCAGGCCTACGTCTTCATGCTGCTGGCAACCATCTACCTGAGCCTGGCTGTTTCGCACGAACACTAA
- a CDS encoding ATP synthase F0 subunit C encodes MRKLQYLFMTAAALLLAPAAFAQTAEAGKSGLFYIAAGLGMALAAGLCGLAQGKATASAAEALARNPGARPGIFTFLILGLAFIESLALFTFVIIFLKVQ; translated from the coding sequence ATGCGTAAGCTTCAGTATCTCTTCATGACGGCCGCCGCTCTTCTGCTGGCGCCCGCTGCGTTTGCTCAGACCGCCGAAGCCGGCAAGTCTGGCCTCTTCTACATCGCCGCTGGTCTGGGCATGGCGCTCGCCGCTGGCCTCTGCGGTCTGGCTCAGGGCAAGGCAACCGCCTCTGCCGCCGAAGCTCTGGCCCGCAATCCCGGCGCACGCCCTGGCATCTTCACCTTTCTGATCCTCGGCCTGGCCTTCATCGAGTCGCTGGCCCTGTTCACCTTCGTTATCATCTTCCTGAAGGTTCAGTAA
- a CDS encoding VOC family protein yields the protein MISHIDHLVLTVASLEKTCSFYERVLNFERKDTPGRPTSLSFGACKLSVHEVSHMFEPKAQAPTPGSGDFCLITTEQIEDVIKHLQSEGVTVEQGPVKRSGAQGEMMSVYFRDPDQNLVEVSRYS from the coding sequence ATGATCTCGCACATCGACCATCTGGTACTGACCGTCGCTTCTTTGGAAAAAACGTGCTCGTTCTACGAACGTGTTTTAAATTTTGAGCGGAAAGACACGCCGGGTAGGCCAACCTCGCTCAGCTTCGGTGCTTGCAAACTAAGTGTCCACGAGGTTAGCCATATGTTTGAGCCAAAAGCACAAGCTCCCACACCAGGTTCTGGCGACTTTTGTCTAATCACGACCGAGCAGATTGAGGATGTCATCAAACACCTTCAGTCAGAGGGTGTGACAGTCGAGCAAGGCCCCGTAAAGAGGAGCGGGGCGCAAGGTGAAATGATGTCTGTCTATTTTCGTGATCCCGACCAAAACCTCGTCGAGGTTAGTCGCTACAGCTAA
- a CDS encoding NADH-quinone oxidoreductase subunit N yields MSSSLLSILPELVLTVTGVLIMLADPFFAPTASKKVLGWLAVLGTLASGGAALLQLQTNQILVTFSGTIQVDSFSVFFHLLITAIVLLTLLVSLDYFKPGVTSHSGEYFALVLFGSVGMMLMTCSVELLMVFIGLEISSISTYILAGYRKGQATASESSLKYFLLGSFATAFFLYGIALAFGATGTTSLLGIASGLKVTAFPTMSFLALGMMLVGLGFKVSAAPFHVWTPDVYQGAPAPVVGLMSTAPKAAVFAVLLRITATTYASELLHNRWVLLIGVIAVLSMFVGNLGALLQTDVKRMLAYSSIAHAGYLLVAYTALPSDGISAAAFYTAGYAAMNVGAFAVISQLGYNEPLRSIDDYRGLAQKHPVLAAALSFFLLSLVGIPFTGGFFGKFYVFHGAVSAGHIWLAVLGLLNSGIACFYYLRLLVALYSRKLGEETDEAVSVSPAAAVAIAAAVLATFLLGVLPGKVLGLAQRGATVQVSRNQ; encoded by the coding sequence ATGTCCTCTTCTCTGCTTTCTATCCTCCCTGAGCTTGTGCTCACCGTAACGGGTGTGCTGATCATGCTGGCCGATCCGTTCTTTGCACCTACCGCCTCCAAGAAGGTTCTTGGCTGGCTGGCGGTGCTGGGAACACTGGCATCGGGCGGCGCCGCATTGCTGCAGCTTCAGACTAACCAGATTCTCGTCACCTTCTCGGGCACCATCCAGGTGGACAGCTTCTCGGTCTTCTTCCACCTGCTGATCACGGCCATCGTTCTGCTGACGCTGCTGGTTTCGCTGGACTACTTCAAACCGGGCGTCACCTCGCACTCAGGCGAGTACTTTGCCCTGGTGCTGTTCGGCTCCGTCGGCATGATGCTGATGACCTGCTCGGTCGAGCTGCTGATGGTTTTCATCGGGCTTGAGATCTCGTCGATCTCGACCTACATCCTGGCGGGCTACCGCAAGGGGCAGGCGACTGCTTCCGAATCCTCACTGAAGTACTTCCTCCTGGGGTCGTTCGCTACGGCATTCTTCCTGTACGGCATCGCACTGGCATTTGGTGCAACGGGCACGACCTCACTGCTCGGGATTGCCTCCGGCCTGAAGGTCACAGCGTTCCCGACGATGAGCTTCCTGGCGCTTGGCATGATGCTGGTTGGCCTGGGCTTCAAGGTCTCGGCGGCTCCGTTCCATGTGTGGACGCCGGATGTCTACCAGGGCGCTCCTGCTCCGGTGGTCGGCCTGATGTCGACGGCTCCGAAGGCTGCTGTCTTTGCGGTTCTGCTACGCATTACCGCTACCACCTATGCTTCAGAGCTGCTGCATAACCGCTGGGTACTGCTGATCGGCGTGATCGCTGTGCTGTCGATGTTTGTCGGCAACCTGGGTGCGCTGCTGCAGACCGATGTAAAGCGGATGCTGGCGTATTCGTCGATTGCGCATGCCGGTTATCTGCTGGTGGCCTACACGGCGCTGCCGTCGGATGGCATCTCCGCTGCCGCCTTCTACACCGCGGGCTATGCCGCGATGAATGTGGGCGCGTTTGCCGTGATCAGCCAGCTTGGCTATAACGAGCCGCTGCGTTCGATTGACGACTACCGTGGACTGGCACAGAAGCATCCGGTGCTGGCTGCCGCGCTGTCGTTCTTCCTGCTCTCGCTGGTAGGTATTCCCTTCACCGGCGGCTTCTTCGGCAAGTTTTACGTCTTCCACGGCGCGGTGAGTGCGGGCCACATCTGGCTGGCGGTGCTTGGCCTGTTGAACTCGGGCATCGCCTGCTTCTATTACCTGCGTCTGCTGGTGGCTCTGTACAGCCGCAAGCTGGGTGAGGAAACGGACGAGGCTGTGAGTGTTTCTCCTGCGGCCGCGGTTGCCATTGCCGCTGCGGTTCTCGCGACCTTCCTGCTGGGTGTTCTGCCAGGCAAGGTACTGGGACTGGCGCAGCGCGGAGCGACCGTACAGGTTTCACGGAACCAGTAA
- a CDS encoding complex I subunit 4 family protein, giving the protein MTMDSSILSLIVFFPTVGAILLALLPANPTIQKWGALVVTLVTFLFTLHLPAHFQYGATGYQFEVNAPWIAAPAIRYHLGVDGLSMWLVVLSGFLAPLGVLISWRAIDKREKLFYTLFLLQQTAMIGVFVALDLFLYYGFWEWSLVPMTVLIAIFGRTDKRAKAALKYFLYAFIPSAILLVGMLWVYAKTGTFDLPVLQQMAASHSISSNNAALWLASLAFLVAFAVKVPVFPLHGWLSDAIFEAPTAAVMVLAGKLGLYSILRFSFGIFPEQSREIAPLMIALGAIGIAYGALVALVQKDLKRLAAYSTLGHLSFIVLGIFSFTVAGIDGGVYQIINHGVSGGALFMLMGALYERYGTYDMRELGGVAQKLPWMVTLFVITALSNIGLPGLNGFVGEFLTLSGSLQTIYTAHAAVWTTIATTGVIFGAGYMLWAIQRVFYGGIGRRPDEVAGWDLDAREQVALWPMAILFVVMGVCSPYWMQAIDSFGVSVAGKPAITESNGYPQPTKNLAFPGTPVTGTEGGAR; this is encoded by the coding sequence ATGACTATGGACAGCTCCATCCTTTCGCTGATCGTCTTCTTCCCCACAGTGGGAGCGATTCTGCTTGCGCTGCTGCCGGCCAATCCCACGATCCAGAAGTGGGGCGCGCTGGTGGTCACGCTTGTGACCTTCCTTTTCACGCTTCATCTGCCGGCGCACTTCCAGTACGGAGCGACCGGCTACCAATTTGAGGTGAACGCACCATGGATTGCCGCACCGGCGATCCGCTATCACCTGGGCGTCGACGGCCTGTCGATGTGGCTGGTCGTGCTGTCGGGCTTCCTGGCTCCGCTGGGTGTACTCATCAGCTGGCGCGCCATCGATAAGCGCGAGAAGCTGTTCTATACGCTGTTCCTGCTGCAGCAGACGGCGATGATCGGCGTCTTCGTAGCCCTGGACCTGTTCCTGTACTACGGTTTCTGGGAGTGGTCGCTGGTACCGATGACGGTGCTGATCGCCATCTTCGGGCGCACGGATAAGCGCGCCAAGGCTGCGCTGAAGTACTTCCTATATGCCTTCATCCCCTCGGCCATTCTGCTGGTGGGCATGCTGTGGGTGTATGCGAAGACCGGTACGTTCGATCTTCCGGTGCTGCAGCAGATGGCGGCTTCGCACAGCATTTCTTCCAACAATGCGGCACTGTGGCTGGCTTCGCTGGCCTTCCTGGTTGCCTTCGCGGTCAAGGTCCCGGTCTTCCCGCTGCATGGCTGGCTGTCAGATGCGATCTTCGAGGCTCCGACCGCCGCGGTGATGGTGCTGGCCGGCAAGCTGGGTCTCTACTCGATTCTGCGTTTCAGCTTCGGTATCTTCCCCGAGCAGTCGCGGGAGATCGCTCCGCTGATGATTGCGCTGGGCGCGATTGGCATTGCTTACGGCGCCCTGGTGGCACTGGTGCAGAAGGACCTGAAGCGGCTCGCGGCGTACTCGACGCTGGGCCACCTGAGCTTCATCGTCCTGGGCATCTTCAGCTTTACGGTTGCCGGGATTGACGGTGGCGTCTACCAGATCATCAACCACGGTGTCAGCGGCGGTGCCCTGTTCATGCTGATGGGCGCGCTGTATGAGCGCTATGGAACGTACGACATGCGCGAGCTTGGCGGCGTAGCGCAGAAGCTGCCCTGGATGGTGACCCTGTTTGTCATCACAGCACTGTCGAATATCGGCTTGCCGGGACTGAATGGATTTGTAGGTGAGTTCCTGACGCTGTCGGGTTCGCTGCAGACCATCTACACGGCGCATGCAGCGGTGTGGACAACCATTGCGACGACCGGCGTTATCTTCGGCGCAGGCTACATGCTCTGGGCTATCCAGCGCGTCTTCTACGGTGGCATCGGTCGCCGTCCGGACGAAGTTGCAGGATGGGACCTGGACGCGCGCGAGCAGGTTGCGCTGTGGCCGATGGCGATCCTTTTTGTGGTGATGGGCGTTTGCTCACCGTACTGGATGCAGGCGATTGACAGCTTCGGCGTCAGTGTTGCCGGCAAGCCAGCGATTACGGAGTCAAACGGCTACCCGCAGCCGACCAAGAACCTTGCGTTCCCGGGAACACCGGTGACCGGCACCGAGGGAGGTGCTCGCTAA